The nucleotide window GTCGCCGCCGTAGTCGCTGCGCCCGGCGGCGACGAAGGCGCCGGCCTCGCCTTTGGGGCAGAAGCCCAGCTCCTCGTAGGCGATCAGCTCGGCGATGGCGAAGCAGTCGTGGACCTCGGCGACGTCCACGTCCCGAGGCGTGATGCCGGCCATGCGGTAGGCGCGCTGGGCGGTGCGCTCGAGGGCCGGCCAGTGGGCGTAGTCTTCGGGGAGCGACGTGAGCTGGAAGCCGTCGAGCGCCTGGCCGGTGCCGCGGATCCAGACCGGCGTGTCGGTGAGGGCGCGCGCGCGCTCCTCGCCGGCGACGATGACGGCCGCGGCGCCGTCGGTGATCGGCGAGCACATGAAGAGCCGGAGGGGGCTCGAGATCATGCGCGAGCACAGGACCTGATCGAGCGTCGCGCCCTTGTTGAAGTGCGCGTTGGGGTTCTTGGCGGCGTGGGTGTGGTTCTTCACGCCCACCAGCGCGAGCTGCTCCTCGGTCGTGCCGTACCGGGCCATGTGCCGCTGGGCGGCCAGCGCGAAGCACGGCGGCGCCGTCAGCCCGAAGGCGGCCTCCCACTCCCGATCCACGCCGGCGCCCATGTTGAGGATCGCCTCCTCGGCCGTGGGCTGGGTGAGCTTCTCGACCCCCAGCACCATGACCAGGTCGGCGAGGCCGGCGGCGATGAACGCGTAAGCGTAGCGGAGGCCCACGGTCCCCGACGCGCACATGTGCTCCGTGCGTGCGCTGAGCGCGCTCGGCCTGATCCCGAGCGCCTCGGCGGCCAGCGAGGAGATGTGGCTCTGGAACGCCGTGCGCTCCGGCATGACCGAGCCCACCACCAGCCCCTCGATGTCCCTCGGCTTGAGGGCGGGCACCGAGTCGAAGCAGGCCTTGCCCGCCTCCCAGATCAGGTCGCGGTAGGTCGCCTTCCGCACGCCGAACTTCCCGACTCCCGCGCCGACGAGCGCGACCTTCCTCATGGCGCCGTCCCCCTAGTGCCGTTCCAACTATTCGCGCCTAGGAAGGCACCGTGTACATCGTTCGTGGACAGATTTAGTATTAACAAGTTGGAACGGCACTAGGCAAACGCCTGCCCCCGGTCCCAGTCCAGCTCGCGCCCGATCACCACGCGCAGGATCTCCGAGGTGCCGCCGCCCGGCAGCAGGAAGCGCGCGTCGCGGAAGTAGCGCTGCACGGGGTACTCCATCGCCAGCCCGTACGAACCGAAGATGCGCGCCGCTTCGTCGGTGACGCGCACGGCCATCTCGGAGGCGAAGAGCTTCGTCATCGCCGCCTCCCGGACGATCGAGCGGCCGGCGTCGATGGCGGCCGCCGCCTGGTAGGTCATGAGCGTCGCCGCGTGGAGGGACGTCAGCATGTCGGCGAGCTTGAACGCGATCGCCTGGTGCTCCACGATCGGCTTGCCGAAGGCCTGGCGCTCGCGGGCGTACTTCAGCGCGGCGTCGTAGGCGGCCCGCCCGAGCCCGACCGAAAGCGCCGCGGTCATCACGCGGATCTCGGACAGGATCGTCCCCACCTTCTCGACGCCCCCGGTCTCGCCGCCCAGCAGGTGCGCGGCCGGTACTTCCACGTCGTCGAGCAGGATCTCTCCCGTCTCCGACGCCCGCACCGACATCTTGTCGATCTTCCGGCCCAGCGTGATCCCCCGCATCGTCGCCCGGTCGAGGAGGAAGAGCGCGATGTTCTTCAGGCCGCGCTCGGCCGACGTCTTGGCGGCCACGGTCAGCAGGTCGGCCACCGGCGCGTTGGTCACCCAGGTCTTGGCCCCGCGCAGCACGTACCGGTCGCCGCGTCGCTCGGCACGCGTGGTGATGTTGGCCACGTCCGAGCCGGCGTTCGGCTCCGTCAGCGCGAAGGTCGCCACCAGGTCGCCGCGGAGGGCCGGGACGAGGTAGCGCCGGTGGAGGTCCTCGGAGCCGTACTTGTAGATGAGCGAGGTGCCCATGAGCGACTGCATCGCGGCCGCCGCCGCCAGCGACATCGACCCCCGGGCCAGCTCCTCAGCCAGCAGGCAGTAGGTCACCATGTCGGCGTCGGCGCCGCCGTACTTCTCCGGATAGCGGAGGCCGAACCAGCCCAGCTCGCCCACGCGCGAGAAGAGCGCCTTGGGAAACTCGGCGCTCTCGTCGATGGCCTGGGCGACCGGGACCACTTCGGTGTCCACGAAGCGCGCGACGGCCCGGCGGAACTCCTCCTGCTCGGGCGTGAACCGGATCATCACCGCCGCCTGTCCGCGCGCCGGCGCCGGGTCGCCTCGGCGTCCACCCGCAGATCGAGCCCGTGGCCGGTGATGACGACACCGTACTCCGCGCCGGCGGCCTCGACCGAGACGTAGTCGTCCAGCACGTCTTCGAGGACCCGCGCGGGATCACGCTCGCGGGGATCCCCGTAGCCGCCCGCGCCGGACTGCTGGAACGAGATCACGTCGCCGTAGGCGAACTCGCGGGACTCCTTGCCGTGCACCACCTCCTGGCGAGGCCCCGGGTCGATCACCGTGCGCGCGAGCTTCCCGGGCTGGCCGCCGAAGAGGCCGTAGGGCGCGAACTTCTGGCGCTCGGAGAGATTCGTCAGCTGACCCTCGTCGGCGAGGAAGCGCAGGTCGCGGCGGATGCCACAGCCGCCCCGGAACATCCCCGCTCCCGCCGAGTCACGCATCAGTTCGAAGCGCTCGACGACGATCGGCTGGTTCGCCTCCTGGGCCTCGACGGGGATGTTCGAAGCATTGAAGGCCGAGGCCATCGCCTCGCAGCCGTCCCGGGCCGCGCGCGCTCCCGTGCCCGAGAGCACCAGCTCGTAGGCGACAAACCGCCGGCCTCGCTCGCGGTCCCGGCCCCCGAAGGTCGGGTTGGCGAAGTGGGAGGACGCGGCGACGACGCGCTCGGGGAGCGCGGGGGCCAGGGCCCCGATCACCGCCTCGAAGATTCGATAGCAGATGATGGCGCGCGGCCCGCCCCCCGCCGGGGGCCGCGGGTTGAGGAACGAGCCCTCGGGCGCCTTGACCGTGATGGGGCGCAGCGCGCCCTCGTTCATCGGGCCGTAAGGATCGGTGAGGCACTTCACGGCCGCGTACGAGTACGAGCGCGTGTAGTTGATGTAGGAGTTCAGGCCCGAGGGCGTCTGGGGCCCGGAGCCCTCGTAGTCGATCACCATGGTGTCACCGTCCACCCTGACGGTGACGAAGACGCGGAGCGGGTCGGTGCCGGGACCATAGTCGTCGAGGAAGTCCTCGAAGGTGTAGACGCCGTCGGGAACCTGGCCGATGGCCGCCCGCATGTTGGCCTCGGACCGCGCGATGATCTCGTCCATCGCCGCGAAGACGCTCGGGCGGCCATAGCGCTCGCAGAGCTCGATCAGCCTCAGCTCGCCCACCCGCAGCGCGCTGCGCTGGGCCCGGAGGTCGCCCAGGACCTTCTCGGGCGTGCGCGTGTTGGCGGCGATGATGCCGACGACGCCTGCGTCCTCCGTGTATTCCTTCCAGACCTTCGTGGGCGGGATGCGGAGGCCCTCCTGGAAGTAGTCGAAGATGCCCTGGACGCCCTGGCTGCCCGGACGCTGCCCGCCGACGTCGGTGTGGTGCAGGATGTTCACGGCGAAGCCGACCAGCTCGCCCCGGTGGAACGCCGGCTGCGTGATGAAGAAGTCCGGCAGATGGCCGGAGCCCAGCAGCGGATCATTGAGCAGGATGGCGTCGCCCGGGCGGAGCGTCTCGACCGGATGGGCGGCCAGCGCGTTCTTCACCGCGAAGGACATGGCCCCCATGTGGCCAGGGCTGTAGGGGCCCTGGGCCACCATGCGGCCGGCGCGATCGAAGACGGCCACGGAGAAGTCCTGGCCTTCCCGCGCCTGCTCGGAGTATGCCGTCCGGTGCACCGTGGTGCCGACTTCCACCGCGATGGAGTGCAGCGCGCCCCAGATCACTCCGAGCGTGATGGGATCGAGCGTGCTCATAGGTCGGAGGGGGCCCCGGAGGCGCTCGACTCTTGGGTTGACACA belongs to Candidatus Methylomirabilota bacterium and includes:
- a CDS encoding acyl-CoA dehydrogenase family protein, which translates into the protein MIRFTPEQEEFRRAVARFVDTEVVPVAQAIDESAEFPKALFSRVGELGWFGLRYPEKYGGADADMVTYCLLAEELARGSMSLAAAAAMQSLMGTSLIYKYGSEDLHRRYLVPALRGDLVATFALTEPNAGSDVANITTRAERRGDRYVLRGAKTWVTNAPVADLLTVAAKTSAERGLKNIALFLLDRATMRGITLGRKIDKMSVRASETGEILLDDVEVPAAHLLGGETGGVEKVGTILSEIRVMTAALSVGLGRAAYDAALKYARERQAFGKPIVEHQAIAFKLADMLTSLHAATLMTYQAAAAIDAGRSIVREAAMTKLFASEMAVRVTDEAARIFGSYGLAMEYPVQRYFRDARFLLPGGGTSEILRVVIGRELDWDRGQAFA
- a CDS encoding beta-ketoacyl synthase N-terminal-like domain-containing protein, yielding MRKVALVGAGVGKFGVRKATYRDLIWEAGKACFDSVPALKPRDIEGLVVGSVMPERTAFQSHISSLAAEALGIRPSALSARTEHMCASGTVGLRYAYAFIAAGLADLVMVLGVEKLTQPTAEEAILNMGAGVDREWEAAFGLTAPPCFALAAQRHMARYGTTEEQLALVGVKNHTHAAKNPNAHFNKGATLDQVLCSRMISSPLRLFMCSPITDGAAAVIVAGEERARALTDTPVWIRGTGQALDGFQLTSLPEDYAHWPALERTAQRAYRMAGITPRDVDVAEVHDCFAIAELIAYEELGFCPKGEAGAFVAAGRSDYGGDVVVNPRGGLIGCGHPLGATGVAQAAEIFVQLRDEAGARQVPGASIGLTHNNSGMGEHVVMIYGREAP
- a CDS encoding hydantoinase B/oxoprolinase family protein, giving the protein MSTLDPITLGVIWGALHSIAVEVGTTVHRTAYSEQAREGQDFSVAVFDRAGRMVAQGPYSPGHMGAMSFAVKNALAAHPVETLRPGDAILLNDPLLGSGHLPDFFITQPAFHRGELVGFAVNILHHTDVGGQRPGSQGVQGIFDYFQEGLRIPPTKVWKEYTEDAGVVGIIAANTRTPEKVLGDLRAQRSALRVGELRLIELCERYGRPSVFAAMDEIIARSEANMRAAIGQVPDGVYTFEDFLDDYGPGTDPLRVFVTVRVDGDTMVIDYEGSGPQTPSGLNSYINYTRSYSYAAVKCLTDPYGPMNEGALRPITVKAPEGSFLNPRPPAGGGPRAIICYRIFEAVIGALAPALPERVVAASSHFANPTFGGRDRERGRRFVAYELVLSGTGARAARDGCEAMASAFNASNIPVEAQEANQPIVVERFELMRDSAGAGMFRGGCGIRRDLRFLADEGQLTNLSERQKFAPYGLFGGQPGKLARTVIDPGPRQEVVHGKESREFAYGDVISFQQSGAGGYGDPRERDPARVLEDVLDDYVSVEAAGAEYGVVITGHGLDLRVDAEATRRRRADRRR